Below is a window of Xiphophorus maculatus strain JP 163 A chromosome 19, X_maculatus-5.0-male, whole genome shotgun sequence DNA.
TTGTAAAGGTATTTTGTccaatcttgtttttttatgatatgGTCAATATATGTTTTCTGAGAGGTTCCTACTATTACATTCTTTTagatgtctttttctcttttcagaatTTACCCACGGCAGACACAAATAGCACTGTGGAAGGTAagtatttgttgttgttttatttaaaaatgtatcaaagtGCTGGAAATTAATCATGTTAATTGCAtgagctttaattaaaaaattaaaactaatcaGTGTAGTTGAAAACAGTgtattgacaaaataaatattttctaaattattgaataaattgttatatttacacacacacacacattcacaatggattattttatccatattttgtttattcacaGCAGAGGTTAGATCTCAGAGAATGACACTGATTTCAAACTCAGTTGTATTTTCCATACATTATTGGGATGTGAAATTAATGACAAAGCTCAGGAATGTTGGCTACCAGTCAGCAAGCTTGAACTGAATCTACACAATAACAGGGCTTGTCTCAGCCAAAAGGGATTACCCAActtttgaccttctctcctcacATCCTTTCCCTCCCTCACATCACTATAAATTAATGCTGCCAAAGGAGAAATAAACTACAACTTAAAGGCTTGCACAGCTCCCAGGCCGAGATCTGGAATACGTGCAGCAGAGGAAAGTTTAGAAAAGTGGAAGACATACAGTTGAGTTTAGCCATAGTAAGTGGCCAGCAAAATGTCCCTTAATGTTGTATTACAACATTACAGTTCACGGCCTCATCTCCTGATCATGGATGCTTCCCCAACCATCTCCTCCCAGCCCGTCTGCGTTTATAAACAGCTGTTGTGGTGTCAGGCTCCAGTTGGTGACCTCTGGGGGTCAGTGCAGTCCCAGAGGAGCCTGCGGGGCAACTCAGCTCCAGTTCCAGCAGGGTTCTGTTCATGGCCATGTTCccagtgtttgttttctcttccttcTGTGTTTGGCTATAGTCGTCCCTGTTCTTCTCTTCCCCCCACAGCAAGTAGGACACTTTCACACATGTACTCCCACAGGAAAGTGTACTGCACATTGTACAAATGTCTCTTTCTGTTATAAGAAAACAGGATACACTGTATATCACATCTGGCTTTACGTCTCTGTATACATCACATGAGCATGTCATTATTATCCTGTTTAACTAATTAATCATACTATTTgtgaacaaataaatagaaactaaTAGTATAGTTTGTTTACAATCCATGTAGtgattttctctctcattaGAGAGCTTGGGAATTTGCTCTGAGTGGTCAGACTCTGCATCTTTATGAGAACCAAAAGTTTTTCCAAAGTGGCTCATCCTCCGATTCTTCCTAACAGTGCTGATGTTTCAAGAGGTGTGGGGTCGCAGCTTCTGTCGGACCATGGAGAAACTGGTAGAGGTTGTCCAGGAATACCCAACAGAGGTGGAGCACATCTACAGCCCCTCTTGTGTGCCACTGGTGAGATGTGCCGGCTGCTGTGGAGATGAGAATTTAGAGTGTCATCCCACTGAAACTTCAAATGTCACAATGCAGgtaagaaaaaagcaaaaatgttaatactcctggattttttttttacacaattttacaCAACTTCATATGTTCAATGTATTTTAGGGGATTTAGGTtgtagatcaacacaaagttgaGCATTACTTTTGCAGGGCAAtgaaatgatgcatggttttcaattttttgttttgccaataaaaatatgttaaatgtaaTAATCAAATCCTGTTAAACCAGAAAGCACATAAATAGTAAACAGAGTCCAAATGAGTGTAATTTAATCATAGTATAAATTCAGCTGTCCTGAGAAGGCCTCCAAGGTTTGAACATTAGTGAATATCCAGCATCAGgaagacataaaaacacacacaagtacATAGTTGTagagaaatttaaataatatccGAAGGTTCATAGAGCTCACATAGATGAATCcatgaacagaaaatgtaaagaacattCCCAGACTGCAGTCTTACTAATACATGTCCTTCCTCATAAACTCACAGGccagagcattaatcagagaaacaaTCCAAAGGCCTATGGTAGCTCCCGGGTGGATGAACCTTCAAATAGGACAACCACTAGTTGTTCACCTTGCAGATTTTGCCTTTCTTGAAGAATGTATAGAGGAGCGCCATTGTTAAATGAAAGCTAGGATTAGACCTTTAGCCAGACTTAACCTGTTTAAAATATATGATATGTCATGCTGGGGACACAGAAGCATGTCGATGAAGGAACTCTggtaaaatgaaaccaaatctGAACCTTTGGGTTGATATCCAAAGCTTCTACACCTTAAAACATAGAGGTGGCTCCATCATGCTGtggtcagagctgatgggaaAATGAATAGAGCTAAAAACAGGGCAAAGTTAAAGACTGTTAAAGGTTACAATGACATGATAATGGGGTTGATGGTCACCTTAGAGCATGGCAGCAACTGCAACCAAACAGCCAGAgctaaaatgtattgatttacGTTGCAGCATAGTTATGTGCTGGAAGGGCCTATTCAAAGTCCACACCAAAATCCAACTGAATTCAGTGCTGAGTCatgttgaaaaccatgtattatttttcaattacattcatttcatttcattgatGTTTATCCTTGTAGCATAATAAAATCTTTCAAAGTTTAAGGACTTTTGACAGGTACTATCCCATTATAACTCTGTCTTCTGACTGTGCTAAACAGCTGTTGAAAATCCGGCcatctgaaccaggtgaagaaTATGTTGAGATGACCTTTGTGGAGCATAAGACATGTGAATGTAGgtaagagaacaaaaaaatatgtttccctAATTTATGACGTAAAACACAGatgtacaaaaatacaaactttctCCTATTATTTACTTGTATTTAGTTAAAACTGCAGTTATCAATGATGTTTCCATACAGGCCTCAAACAAAGAATTGAGCCCTATTATCTTTCACATTTGAATTAACAATATTGGGATCTAATTGAAAACAAGGCATAATAATAGTGTAAAACTCAACGTATCTATCTAAAGTGAAGTACTTAAAGATGCCGAAGTGATTATTATGTACATCCCTGCTAAAAAATACCCTTTCAAAGTCTAGCTTTACAAATTCACAAAATGAAATAGTGCCACGCTGTGAGCAGATCAACAAAGAAACAGAGCAAGAACAAACCCAAGAAGAGGCTTTTTTGTAACTTAACCACAGATTATAGGGAACAAACCTACATTGCCACGTTGTACACAATGTAGCCATGTTCTAATTGCAACTTACAAAACTACTGTGGTCGTTGATCAGGCTAACTGCTTCTACCTATACAAGCTTTTAACACTCAATACCTCTGAGTGTGAAACTTGAATGATTTTCTGGTATGTTTGGAGTTTTTAGGTGTAGTTCTACGATTTTTACTAATGTTGAGTTTCCAGGCCGTTCCAGAAACTCAATGTTACCTTGCATATACATTTAAAACCCAATTTAGATGCCTGTTTAAGATTTATTGTCCTGTTGGAGCACCTGATTATGTTTAAGTTTCCTCAATCTAGCTGATGATTTGAGGTGAAGTGAAAGATTTTTGAAATTGTCTTGCTTATTTATTTCTCTACCTATCATATATAATGTTTTGGGTTAGGATTGGGTTAGATTATTCTGCAGTCAGTATCTTCTCAGCACTTGGCAATGTTGAACTTGCTCGACTTTGTACAGTGACACTCATGTTATAGCAGTTTCCAGTTTATGATAAGCTTGAGTCTTGAAGAGACACTTTGTGTCAAAAATTTGTGGCAAAATTTGAGCTAAAACATAGCTCTTATGGGATAAGAGAACACTTGCAATAAATTTTTACTTGTGCACCCAAACCTTGTTTGTAACAATAATTTAAGTTGTAAGCATTATTGTACAACTCTTGGAAAATGAATAGATCAGAAGTATCACTGAGAACTCAAATCAATATGACATTCAGTCTGATGGTAAGAGAAGGTAAACCAATGTTCCAGAGCCAGGTTCCCTGTGAAATATATGTAATAATGCtgcaaatataaattttaaggGACCAGTTTGGTGATTACATTCACTACATATGTATTTAACTAAAATCGCACTTTGATTTGTTCTCCAGTAATTTATTGAAACTTTCTTCCCAGAGTGCGGAAACCTTTGATGAAAGTTGGAAGGTAagaattttattctttattctaaATTTTTACAATTAATAGCAAAAATTTTCAAAGAATCTGGAAAACTTggataattttttctttattgtgtaGGAGAAGGCaacgaggaagaggaaggaggagaaaggagagacaaaaaacaaaagactgtGACAGGTAATGATGCACTTTTTTGCtgaggaaaatgtaaagtacCAGCTAGTTGTCGAAATCATGTTAATAAAGGTGCAATATTTTACTCTCGTTAACCTGCAGGTGCCAGATTCCTCGCAGGTAACTTAGCGGCAACCCAACTACTGTTGCAGCGTGGCTGACTATTTATCTCCAGCCTGGTGACAGCATGAAGAGTCTCCTCCACTCATCTATCAAAACCTGTGTGTCCGCTGCCAGAGACTCCAACAGCTGGGTTGGTTTGCTGACACGTTGTCCTGATGACGGACAGGGTGTCTGCAATAACGAGATTCAACAGGACGTGCATATTGATTGGTGGAAACACTCTCTGTTACACACCTGACACAATGGACATTCATGGGAGCCAGTGCAATGAAGAAAAGAACAGACTCAACTTTTAAACTTCCACTTGATATTATTGTGTCAGTTATTTTAAGTtgtcaggtttttttctgtatttaaaggTGGTAATATGTGTTAAATCTCTATATTTATTGCTAAAATAGTTGGACCAgcaatctttaaaatgtttgttatcCTTTGTCGAAACATTATTATAAACACTTTGACTTGTATTggtggttttattttgactgaATGTACAGCTGCTGCTTTGTACATGCAACAATGATAGGTCTCCCTCtagtgtttaaaatgtaataatgctcaatattaaaatattttatttgacaacgTTGTTGTTAATCTTAGACATGAAACTGTGTGGTTAGTTACAGATCTACCCTATCGTCACAGTTTCTTAATCTATTGCTAAACGTTTGTAAGATATATTAACTCCATTGTGACATGTTATGATCCGATTCTTTACATTCAATTCTCTACAGGACTGTTTCAGCACCCTCcattaattatttctttttttaggagGCATGCTGAAAAAGACACTGGACAAGCAAATCCACCACATGTGATCAAATTAAATACGGGACCCAAACTCTGGAGGAGGCCTGGAAAAACTGGTCAACCAGaaaaatttattcttttttatagttttttctgTATCGCATTCATTGTCATGTGGTATTCATGCACCTTTATCAAAATCACAAGATTGAAAAGTGTCTCCTTCATGCATTTTTCCCCTCTGGTTACACAACACTCACTTAATCTTGCTCCACGGGTGACTTCCTGAGTCTGTTCTCAGAAGCAGAGTCTTATTGGAATGATCAGTCAAGTTAATTATGTAAgacctttttctttctcatagATCAAAGAAAATCTATGAGAATGCAGAAATATTTCACCcattctaatatttttatttcatttaaatatttattttgtaataaaattctTATGACTGTCAGACAATATCTCGTGTGAGTTGTGTTCATTTGCTGATATATACTTAATCATGCAACTTCCAACAATATGTATTTTCAAGGCACAGCTTACAAATTTGAATAGGCTGATAAAGTTCAAGATGTTTTGTGacttttcagaaagtgaaatatcTATAGATTTTAAGGCTTTATCTCTTgcaattttgatgattatggcttacagattataaaaaagcacaaaatgggCCCTcttttgaattcattttaaaaactatccATTGATGCAGCGTGGTATGGAGGTGATCGCCAGACCAATTTGCTTGATTCCCACCTTCAGTTGATCTGCATCATTGGGTTTGATTTTGATCATCTTACTCTAGACTCTTAAGATGCGTTTCCCAAAGAAATGCAAACTTTATGTTAGTCTGAAAAGATGTCTTTGGACCATTGAGCAACAGTTCAGTTCGTTTTCTCCTTAGCTCAGTTAAGACGTTTCTGATGTTGTCGCTACTCAGGTATGGCTTGGCATgagaaatgcaacatttgtagACCATGTGTAGGATTCATCTGTGTGAAGTTGCTCTCGATGTACTGACTAGCCACAGTCTACTCCTTGTGAAGCTCCCCTAAACTCTTGAATTGAGTTTTCTTGAGCGTTCTCTCAAGCTTGTGCTTATCCCTGCTGCTGGTGCCTGGTTTCCTAtcacacattttccttccactcaactttttaTGAATACCTTTGGATAAAGAACTTTTAAATGGCAATGATATTTAGTTGCTTATTTCCTCCTTGTGGAGGATGTAAATGACTGTCTTCTGAACAATTATTAAGTCATTAGTCTTCCATATTGTTTAAACTTTGAGCTATGTAGCCTAATAGTTAATTATTTATGAGACtgaattatattatattatattatattatattatattatattatattatattatattatattatattatattatattatattatattatattatattatattatattatattatattatattataaaagtcccattttttattattagcgATTGTTCCCGATCGCTATCCTCtagaacagtggttctcaaacttttttcagtgatgtacccccttaaaaatataattttagtcaagtaccccctgacacgggcaaaacatttttggaataaaaaagaggtacagtgctgtaaataccctgtaaatactgaatataaaattcagtgcatgaacacacatttatattttatcgaactttttacaaaagaatttttcccaagacttattatgaggagcctactgattttttaaagatattttgaaaagcttcacgtaccccctgcagtacctccacgtacccccaggggtacgcgtacccccatttgagaaccactgctctagaataacaaaaaaaaacaacaactgttgAGCAGTTTCCTTGACAACTGCAGAAACCTGTCATGTTACCATGGGCTGTTTGAGCCCTCCATCATGTCTTGCAGGGGTAAGCCATCGTACAATTCTTATTAAGCCCGCCTTAGAGTACAATTATAAGTTTACCTTTCAAGACAAAAGTCTTACTCACCTATATCACTTAACAAATGTTAAAGTCAAAGTAAACGTTTGAATGTGTTTGCCTGTAAGACGTAATGACGTTAAAAACCAGAACGGGTAGTGAGGAATAACGAATGTTAGCTTCGGCAGTGTCGAGCAGCAACTGAagtggaaaatatgaaacaatagaaCATGTTATATTAGAATGTCATAAATACAAAAGAGAGAGATGATATATGAGGAGAGAGTTTGAATGTATTAAGGAAAAGGTTgatttattagatattttgagGAAGAATTTGGGGAGTAAACATATACAAATAGTTATtcgatttttaaagaaaactaaattattttaaagaatttgatTATGgtggtgtgtttgtgaatgtgtgtatgatATAGATGGGTAGAATGCAAATTCGTGTATAAGTatgtatatttgtgtgtgtgtgtgtgtgtgtgtatatatatatatatatatatatatatatatatatatatatatatatatatatatatatatatatatatatatatatatatatatatatatatatatatatatataggtaggatttatttatttattgattgattttcctggatttatatatacagtatatatagataGACCATCACGAACCACACTCCATGGATGCAAGCTGccgttaaaatctaaaaaagaagaaccacactccatactagtaagtggcggtaatgctactaagtttgttgccaacctcCAGTAAAtccaacaagaagaagaagaagcagcagcaactGAAGTAGCAACTTGGATGTCACTATCAAAtatcagttttaaagaaaacgaATAATTGgtaagtttttcttaaaatgctATTAGTCGAATAGATAGTTGTTTTTTCGTAAAGACGTCGTAGTTAGCTTAAATTCACTCTGGTTAGCATTACCTAGCTATTCGTGCTAACAGCAACGGAAAGCACACTGTAAACACGGAGACGTGTTGTCCCTGTTCGgtcaacacaaacagcagccaatgttttttgtttgtttatttttattttttgtttttgcttctgttgAACCGTTGTTGCATTAAGATAAAGTTAACCATTGTAAAGCTAGTAGcagttggttaaaaaaatgtacGTTGCTCGTCTAAACAACGGTACTTGACAACCTACGCGTTTTATGCacactaaaaatatttatttaatttgtttcatgcTTCATTGTGAAGAAGTGAAACTATAACTCATCCTACTAAATAGTACTTTAACAGTATAGTCTGCGGGAGCGTGGCAGGCCATTGAGCCGAATGCTGAATTCAGTAACAGGGCCAAATTTGTAATGTTTCACCTAATCAAGTCCTGGATAGTAAACAGAATTTACCTCAAAAATATATGTTCAAAGCACACCATGATGTCAAATTAGTGGATTAAAATGTAAAGGATTAATAAAAAGCGTTAGGCAAGATAAGATGCATTTACACTTGGTAAATAATACATTGGAATTTTATTATTCGTACGTATAATTTGTGTGTACAGCTAGATGGATAGGTGATtggaaaaataagataaaaatatcaaataagtGAAAAACAGGCCTAGAAACTCTGcacttcaaaaatgaaaaaagaggATAACAAATTCTGTAAATCATAAGGAAGATGCATTTCATCTGAGGTCAATTCACTTATGTCTGAAGAGTTTGAAGTAAACTAATCTCAGAAATCGAGCAGACTTATTGACTTGATGACAATCGTAACAGTGATTATACTGCTTGGTTCCTAGAGATGAGTAGGTATCACATAAAGGGGACAGGCGACCCCTTGTGGTGATACCTACTTATCTCTAGGAACCAAGCAGCATAATGCACCGTCACACAATGTACGTGAGAAAAGTCAGGAAAGTGACTAaattctggaaatgttttgtaTGACTTAAATAAGCTGCCTGGGCTGTCTCAGTGAAATTAGAGTTTATTAATTAATAGCCAAAGTTTAAACAGCCGTGTTTCATATTATATGGATTTAATGTCagttgaaaactgtttttaatttttattagaTACCACTATTTTTGTATGAAATGTCACTATTCTTTGCAAATGCATCAAACCATTGCTTAAATGGTTCAGTActgttaaaaatgacaaaccAATGCAAAATAATATgttaaatatctattttaataaatgtggctctaatatttgttgttgaaataGCATTCATACATATtccattgtgttttattgttttaaggaTGTATTTTTGAAGTACATCCAGATTTTATTATATCTGTCTACCTTTAGATAAAGTTTGTGGATGGACCTATTACTTAATTTTTCAAGACAATTAATCTGTAGAGGATCTTGATgctatggaccttaccagaggagccgcttttcattggctgatgccaaTTCTatgtggtcacgtgcgtggccatctcacaaacacactctttccattagctaagtacagcataatggcagtactgatacaacttctacaccttgtagcctgtctgctacatagtcttacgttagctaaacagatcaatatgagTACTGTATcagacatacactaaagattttattttagcagaaaaggctttggactaaactgttactcgtgttagccactctagcaccaagtacagctactCAATCAACCATCgttgtgttcagggaagcgctgattactattcgagaaataaatatcaagcctggaaacttgatatcgcaacggactgaatgttatgtttttaacgtaatctttgctcgtcttgcggggcgcaggcggttgccactgTAAcaggtaacaggtgtgcttaaacaaggagagagagagtaaaaaggtacgagtggttttgagttgatcacctgttctggttattttacctttgtttaccttcgCTGTGGCACATTACATCCggtgtagtttctaaacgttggactaattacctcgttcgtttgttgTTGTGAATGAGTATAcatcattcacaacaaacatcaaatagaacaaatatatttcataaaattttaacaaacaaatggcttctaccgtggtaattatgtgaaatgaaattaattatatcccaacttcagaagatttgcctttacctttacagagctctttggttcctcctatcagtctgtagcttctcatattgaggtcatcaaactaaatttcagatctaccataactgactgacacctgctggcctcaggtttacaaccagcttgtgactgagaaaccagtaacctcctcccagatgatgacatgaacttgttagttcttctgtccattgtagtagctgatatattgtgaaaatccagtAGAAAttatgcactaatcgagtcatgtttacatagaaacaacggccgtcaggctttgtttgtgagacttgctgtcacgtgggtcggttgtgggcggagcttggtaaggtccattaacTAGTCAGATTTTAATGCCTCTCTGATGAGCTACAATGtgcatttaaatatgtttaaggGTAATGTTACAAAGAAGCATCAAAATAACGAATTACATGTTAAAATGAGCTCCATgtcttaatttaattatttactaaatatgTCATTTGAAATAtgtaattaattcattcatttttactgtttaatttaGTGATacttattttgcaaagaataataTTTGTGACTGCGATACTTTACACCCTCTAAAGCTTATTATTTAGAGTTTTTGCTATCTTTATACTACTCACATATAACCATATTTAAGGCATGCCTTGACTATCCCAAGACACTTAACTACTTGGAGTAGGTTAGGAATAAACTTTCCTTATGTTTTGTGAGTCAAATTAAAGCCCTCCGGTTTTGTCTTTAATCTTTCAAACCCTAAATTCAAGAGATAACTTGCAACACCTTTCCTGATTGAGGGGCAAAATATTGGTACTATTTAACTTCCCATTATGTTTCTTTCCAGTGGATTCcaaaatgaacagttttaacaaactaaACACCCAAAGACTTCCACCATTTACAACGACAGCGCAGATGAGAATGTCCAAACAAGACCTGGAAAGAGATTCAGGCTTCTCAGGTTTGTCTGCATTACATGATCTGATGTTATTGCCTCTGTCCACACTGAAGTATCCAAAAGAAATTTGCAACACCTGTGAAATATCACTTGGATTAAAAATGGTTCAGAGCTGCATTGCTTTTTAGGTATACACTTAGTTTGCTACTGTGTCTCTTTTAGATTCCTGCATTGTAAATACTCAACAAATTTAGCAGTAAATAATCATGATCAATTATTATCAAATGACTTGTTGCTGAGTTTTCAAAAACTAGATGTCAGTCTTGGTAACAAAggctatttaaatatttgtaataaactGTTCAAGTTTGTGAGtatgtgttttcatttaagattttttattattattattattttattttagtttacacaagagcaaaaatcctcttgtaaaatgtaagaaatatttttaagaattagATACTTTAATTCAGAATACCTACTTATGTTGCTAAAGCCAGTAATCCATTTTATTGACTTGTGtcaataaaagagagaaaagtagTCAACCCAAATCAAATGTGGAGATCTAGCTCACACTCGGAATGTGCACTGAGCTCTGCAGGCGATGACCTTTATTTATATGATCAAGGCTGACCTGAATTTGATTCGGCCTCCATCATTAGGTTTGTTCTGTCCTGTTCTTCATGGTGAAGAGATACTTATATGTGTCTGAGTTGTTTATAGTTCTAATGATCTGCCTCTCTGAACACAGCACAAATCTCAAACCTGTTGACTTTAGAACATGATCAGACCCATATGCCAGCCTTCTCATTGTCAGATACCAGCTCAGAGTACCTCAGTGCAGTGGAGGTCACAGACTCGGAAGATACTGGAAGGATTGGGTCAATAATCGGGCAGGAACCAGCTGGTCAGCAGGTGGCCTTGGTAGGAGGTTCATATCCTGGACTGTCCCCAATGATCATTATGAACAACTTTGTCCTAAAGCAGGTAAAATAGAACAACATGCACCATATCTCTCTGTACAATCCAATGTTTGTAACTCCTTTACTGACAGTTTTATGTATCTAAGTGCCGCAGcttattttttaatacattcttaaatttataaataaattctagAGTAGTAATCTTTATGAAGTTTTGTTTGAGTAGTGTATGTTGGCTTCGTCCAAAATTTCAGTTGCACAACAGTCAGATTTAATAGCATTTGTTGGCTtttgtataaaacaaaataattgcaACAGAACAATTTTTCTTGCAATTTTGAATCTTTATCCTGCCAATCATAATTATGTTTTGCagcaaggtttttatttatttattaggcaTTGAAACAATGGAGCTAGTGGAGAAACTGCTTCCCCACATCTCTCatttattttggcaaaaaatctAAACACTTCTTGTAAAGAGATTCTATTAATCAGTTTTAGTCCTCTTCTCATTCACCTCTGATTTTGTTCCGTCCAACTCATGTACCGTTGTCTGTCTGGTAAATAAATATCATTTGACTTCAGCACAATCTGTCCGACTGAAAGTCATTGGAGGGAAAAGAAGTGAATTTAAGTCCTCTTTTTAAGTGTCATTTATTTCTGACACACACAACAAATTGTGTAAAATACAGCTTGGTCTTGTACTATTGAAATGGCAGATGTTCAGACCTGCCAGCATGCTGCAGCTACATGCAAACACTCACAGTTGTCCTGGAGTCGGTTGCTCCTGTTGTCTCCTAACTGTAAACTCTAagatcaggctttttaaatCAGCTTATATGGCagaaactatgaaaaaaattatCCTCTGCTAGGGATCAAAGTCAGGATCTCCCACAAGGATAGTGTTACACACTATGCTAATCGACCAATTGATCAGACAGGGATTTGTGTTGATAGTTCAAATTGCCAGCGTTTTCTTGTGTCTTAGGTTTTACATCTGGTTAGTTCAATCTTTCCTCCACTTCTCTCCTCCATTTTATAATATCATCAAGGAACCTTGAGAAGCAGCCATTTAAATTGTGCCGTAGCAGCAAGAGTGGTGTTGTTAGCAACCTTTTAGCATTTAGGTATACTGATTGgtgaaaagcaaaagaaaaaaaaatcaaatgattgCAATCATCAGAATGTAGTAAAATGTGATTTCTGTTGTATCATTATGACAACCAAAGAAGTTAAGTCATAGAACGTTTTTTGTATTGTTGACCATTTCTGAATggttaaacagtttttttatgtttattaccTACTAAACTGGTGtta
It encodes the following:
- the LOC102223366 gene encoding placenta growth factor-like — encoded protein: MTPSFVLGCVVALYLLLSPVQNLPTADTNSTVEVLMFQEVWGRSFCRTMEKLVEVVQEYPTEVEHIYSPSCVPLVRCAGCCGDENLECHPTETSNVTMQLLKIRPSEPGEEYVEMTFVEHKTCECRVRKPLMKVGRRRQRGRGRRRKERQKTKDCDRCQIPRR